GTGCTCTTCAGTTATCTGGACATACTCATGGTGGTCAAATGTTTCCAGTTGGATTGATAAGTGATATTTTAGGATTTGGTGAAATGAACTATGGTTATCGTCAAATGGATTATATGCAAGTCATTGTTTCATCTGGTATTGCTGGATGGGGTTATCCATTACGAACAGGGTCACATTCTGAATATGTGATTGTTGATGTGGTTAAACAATAAATTCATAGAGTCCTAACAAAAGAATCATAAGACTTGATAATAATGGAGCAAATGATTGAATTTTATTTAATAACAATGATTGTCTTAAGGCTTGAGATATTGCGATAAAAAATAATGAAATAAAAAAGGTAAGTAAACATGTTGATGCATAAGGAAGGCCTGTTATACTTGCGCCTAGACTTAAACCAATGTTATTAATAGAAAGAGTCATACCTAATAAACCAGTTTCTTTCCAAGATAGATTATGAGTTTTGATTATGAATAATGATTCAGAACTATTTGGTTTTTGAAATAACATAATCATTCCTATCAGGATCATAAACAGAGCACCGATATGATTAGCTGTATCTACAGAAATAAAAGAGAGAATATAATGTCCTAATTTCATAGATAAAAATGTTCCTAGGGTTGTTAACAATGCAATGAATAGATTTTGATAAAAAGATATACGAATATTTTTCATACTATAAGATAAACCTAGTAATAAGCAATCAATATTAGCAGAAAAGGTTAAAAAAATAACAGAGAAAAAATGCATAAAGTCACCTCTCTTTATGATATGACAAAAAATAAATTGTGCTATCAATTGCTCTTATATTTTAATAGCATCAGGATAAATATCTTATTACTAAAAAAATAAAGATGCATGTGATATGTATCTTTGTTTTTTGTCTATATAAACTCATTATGAGTTATAATAATGGTATTGTTTATTGATCAGGATTATTTTCCTGTACAGGAGGGGTTGTATTGGATGGAGATTCATCCTGATTGGTATTGTCATTTTCAGGTTGCTCAGTCTTAGGAGAATCACTTTCAGATTGCGCTGGAGTGCTTGATTGAGGCGTTTGTGTTTCTGATTGGTTTTCTTGAATTTGTTGTTTAAGATCATTAATTTCATTTTGTTGTTTTGTATAATAATCATATGCAATGTATCCACCTACACAGATTCCAATCATTATAAAAAGACTGATTATCAATAAAAGAAGAGTTGAAAACCAAGAACGTTTTTTCTTTTCTTTCACTATTTTTTGAGGACGTTTTGTTTTGACTTTCTTTTTGACTTTTTTCTTAATTTTTGTTTTCGTCTTTGTTTTTTGACGTTGTTTTTGTGGAGATGGACTTGAAATTGTTTCTGGTTGATCAGTTGAAGGTTCTAAATTCTTTTTAGATAAATTTTGTTTATTCATCATTTTTGATTTTTGTTGTTTAATAGTTTCTTCTTTTGCATTTTTAATAGATTCATACTGTTCTATTTGAGATTGAGTATAATCTCTTTGAATGGTTTCTTCATTGTCATCATCAAATGTAAATCTTTTTTGACTCATATATATCACCCTTTTTTATTATTCCACGTTTTTGTGTCTTGAGTATGAAATAATTATTTTCATATGACTATTGATTATTTGTTATATTAGTATTAGAATATACTTAGTAATACTAAATAGAAATGAAGTGAAAAAATGAATGTGAAATATGAACGGCAATTGAAAAAAGGGGTTTTAGAGATTTTGGTATTGCAGCTGCTATCTCAAAAAAGAATGTATGGATATCAGCTGATTGTAGAGATGAAAGAAAAGAGTCAAGGTTTGTTTGAAATGAAAGAAGGAACACTTTATCCTATTCTTTATCGTTTAGAAGATGATGAACTTGTAAAAAGTGAATGGAGTGAACCTAAAGATAAGGAAGTCTCTAGAAAATACTATGTTATTACAAAGCAGGGAAATGAAGTGTTAAAAGAATTGAAATTATTGTGGGGAAATTTTTCAAAAACAGTAAATGATATGTTAGGGGATGATTGTTATGAATAAAGAGAAGTATATAAAGATAGTCATGAAAAATTTAGGATGCTCAAAACAGCAGAAACTGAAAATTAAAGCTGATTTAGAAAGTGATTTTGAAACAGCTCTTAAGATGGGAGAATCTTTAGAGGATATTATGCATAGAATGGGTGAACCTCAGGAACTTGCTTGGGAATTCAATGATAATCTTGGTGTGACTAAAAAGAAATCACATAAAAAACTTATTTTAAGTGTATTCATAGGTGTAGTATGTGTATTGATTGCTGGCTTTTTCTATATACGTTCACAAATTCCTAAGACCAATCCAATTGGGACATCTGGAATATTTCAAGAAAGTCAATTAGAAGAGTGGAGTATTCAAACAATTCAAAAGATGGATGACTATCAATACATCTATGATATGTCTGTTCCTCAAATGAAAAAAGCATTAACCAAAGAAAAATGGCAAGATGCATTAAATCAATTAGGTGAATTAGGCTCTTTTAAAATAATAACTAGCCAATATTATGCAGAAGTTTCACAAAACAAAGAAATCCTGGCTGTTGGTGAAGTTGTTGCGTTATATGATAAGAGAAGTGTAACGTATACATTGACTTTTGATAAAACGGGTCATATAGCAGGTGTTTATATGAAATAATGATTGAATGAAAGGAAAATCAATATGTTAGTATGGGGATTATGTGGTTTATTTGCTGTTATGTCAATTCTCTTTTTGTTAGGAAAAGGAAGCTTTTTAATTGCTGGATATAATAGCGCGAGTGCGAGTGAAAAAGCAAAATATAATGAAAAGAAATTATGTCGTGTAATGGGCATAGGAATGGGGTTTATTGCATTAGGAATGCTTGCTGTTGCTTTGAATGAAGATAAGGGAATTTTGTTTATGATGATAGGGCTGCTTAGTGGGATTCTTATTATGACATTTGCGACGAACTTTTGCTATAGTGAAGATTATATCGTTGAAATGAGTCAGCAATCTCATCATGCTTGGTATAAAAGAAAAGAAACATGGGGTTCAATGATAGGAATTGTCGTTGTTATTGTTGTTGGCATACTTATGTTTGTTGGAGATATTCATATTGATTATCAAGAACAAATGATTCAAATAGGAGCGACAATGACAAAATCAATGGATATTGAATATCAAGATATCAAATCAGTTGAATATGTTGATAAACTAGATACGGGTCAAAGAACATTTGGAATTGGCAATGCTGTTATTGAAGCAGGTAAGTTTAAAAATAGTCAATTTGGTTCATATCGTCTTTATGCATATAAACAATGTCACACATATGTAGTTATCCATGTGAATGAAACGATTGTTGTTGTTAATCAAAAAACAGTAAATGAAACAAAAAAGATTTATGATCAAATTCACTCATATATAGAAAAAAGCAATATAACTTCTTAATAGTTACATTGCTTTTTTTGAATAGATTATATTATTTATTCCATAGGAAAGAGAAAAGTTTTGAAAAACTATCACAATTAAAATAACGTTCACTCTGTATCCAAGATGGATAAGTGTTATAGTTGTGAGTTAAACAATAGTAATGATAAGTTCCATTCATAATATGACCTCCCTTTGTTTGATTGTTCCCTTTTTAATACAATTCCATTATATAACATATATTTCAGAATAAAATGGTCTATCAATATAAAGATAAAAGCTTTTTTTGTGCTCAATGCACAAAAAGTGTTATAATAAAGAAAAGAGAGGATGATAAAACGTGGGATTTACAATTGAAGATGCTTTAGCTCAAACTGAAAACCAGTATCATTTAAAACTATTGGCAGGACAATTAGGTTGTGCTAATGCCATTAGCTGGGTTCATTTGATTGAAGATACGACCATTATAAGACAATTGTGGGGAAAAGAATTAGCAGTGACAACAGGTTTGGGTTTTCAAGATGATGGGGCATTGCTTAATTTGGTACAAAAATTAATTCAATATCATAGTGTAGGATTAATTATTAATGTTGGGAAATATATTTTTGATATTCCAACTGATGTTATTGATTATTGTAATGAACATGATTTTCCATTATTAACAACACCATGGAAAGTTCATTTGGCTGATTTAATTAAGGATTTTAGTATGAGATGTCTATATTCAGAGAAAGAAGATAGACAGATATCAAAGTATTTTAAAAATGTTTTCATGAATCCGCTATTGATTGAAGATTCAAGAGCAGGTTTAACAACTGCTTTTGATGTTGATGGAACATTTCAGGTATTACTTGTTCATATTGAAAATTCAGATCAATGGGATACAATTGAGAGAAGAAGAATGTTATTTCAGATAGAACTCTATTTTGAAAAAATAGACTGTGCTTATAGCTTCTTTT
The sequence above is drawn from the Candidatus Stoquefichus sp. SB1 genome and encodes:
- a CDS encoding PadR family transcriptional regulator, with amino-acid sequence MNVKYERQLKKGVLEILVLQLLSQKRMYGYQLIVEMKEKSQGLFEMKEGTLYPILYRLEDDELVKSEWSEPKDKEVSRKYYVITKQGNEVLKELKLLWGNFSKTVNDMLGDDCYE
- a CDS encoding DUF3887 domain-containing protein; amino-acid sequence: MNKEKYIKIVMKNLGCSKQQKLKIKADLESDFETALKMGESLEDIMHRMGEPQELAWEFNDNLGVTKKKSHKKLILSVFIGVVCVLIAGFFYIRSQIPKTNPIGTSGIFQESQLEEWSIQTIQKMDDYQYIYDMSVPQMKKALTKEKWQDALNQLGELGSFKIITSQYYAEVSQNKEILAVGEVVALYDKRSVTYTLTFDKTGHIAGVYMK
- a CDS encoding sigma factor regulator N-terminal domain-containing protein; amino-acid sequence: MSQKRFTFDDDNEETIQRDYTQSQIEQYESIKNAKEETIKQQKSKMMNKQNLSKKNLEPSTDQPETISSPSPQKQRQKTKTKTKIKKKVKKKVKTKRPQKIVKEKKKRSWFSTLLLLIISLFIMIGICVGGYIAYDYYTKQQNEINDLKQQIQENQSETQTPQSSTPAQSESDSPKTEQPENDNTNQDESPSNTTPPVQENNPDQ
- a CDS encoding PucR family transcriptional regulator codes for the protein MGFTIEDALAQTENQYHLKLLAGQLGCANAISWVHLIEDTTIIRQLWGKELAVTTGLGFQDDGALLNLVQKLIQYHSVGLIINVGKYIFDIPTDVIDYCNEHDFPLLTTPWKVHLADLIKDFSMRCLYSEKEDRQISKYFKNVFMNPLLIEDSRAGLTTAFDVDGTFQVLLVHIENSDQWDTIERRRMLFQIELYFEKIDCAYSFFWYDGYFVLIVNNLDENEFDKTIRNMYERAQKRMNKYFIHVGVGTPLKDFRNVILAYKRALSAVRLATQFHQPILYFRDMGIYQIICSIEDQEILYDMYHRLLDPLIQYDQKHHGELEKTLYYYLEYNGSPQAMAKHLYTHRNTINYRLNKIKELLHNQLSSYEDLFPYMMAFYIKKMGMMK
- a CDS encoding DUF3784 domain-containing protein produces the protein MLVWGLCGLFAVMSILFLLGKGSFLIAGYNSASASEKAKYNEKKLCRVMGIGMGFIALGMLAVALNEDKGILFMMIGLLSGILIMTFATNFCYSEDYIVEMSQQSHHAWYKRKETWGSMIGIVVVIVVGILMFVGDIHIDYQEQMIQIGATMTKSMDIEYQDIKSVEYVDKLDTGQRTFGIGNAVIEAGKFKNSQFGSYRLYAYKQCHTYVVIHVNETIVVVNQKTVNETKKIYDQIHSYIEKSNITS
- a CDS encoding manganese efflux pump; protein product: MHFFSVIFLTFSANIDCLLLGLSYSMKNIRISFYQNLFIALLTTLGTFLSMKLGHYILSFISVDTANHIGALFMILIGMIMLFQKPNSSESLFIIKTHNLSWKETGLLGMTLSINNIGLSLGASITGLPYASTCLLTFFISLFFIAISQALRQSLLLNKIQSFAPLLSSLMILLLGLYEFIV